The Nitrosomonas cryotolerans ATCC 49181 genome includes a window with the following:
- the lolD gene encoding lipoprotein-releasing ABC transporter ATP-binding protein LolD yields the protein MNKAVITCHNLQKSFFQGKLEVPVLKDVNLSLAKGEMLAIVGASGSGKSTLLHLLGGLDSPSSGDICILGQDIADIDEEQKCRLRNNSLGFIYQFHHLLPEFSALENVAMPLLIRRIRHSEAYERAAEILKQVGLGHRLLHTPSELSGGERQRAAVARALVTQPACVLADEPTGNLDRHTAEGVFNLMLELNDKVKASLIIVTHDLQLAGRAGRTQRLIDGVLYDPSGTD from the coding sequence ATGAATAAAGCAGTCATTACCTGTCACAATCTGCAAAAAAGCTTCTTTCAAGGTAAATTGGAAGTGCCGGTATTGAAAGATGTGAATCTGAGTCTTGCAAAGGGTGAAATGCTGGCAATTGTAGGCGCATCCGGCTCTGGCAAAAGTACGCTCTTGCATTTGCTGGGTGGGCTGGATTCACCGAGTAGCGGTGATATTTGCATTCTGGGTCAGGATATTGCCGACATAGATGAAGAACAAAAATGTCGATTAAGAAATAATTCACTGGGTTTTATTTATCAGTTTCATCATCTGTTACCTGAATTTAGTGCATTAGAGAATGTTGCCATGCCGCTGCTAATTAGACGGATACGCCATAGCGAGGCGTATGAGCGTGCTGCAGAAATATTAAAGCAGGTTGGTTTGGGACACCGTCTTTTACATACGCCGAGTGAATTATCCGGGGGTGAACGTCAGCGTGCCGCTGTTGCGCGCGCACTGGTTACGCAACCTGCGTGTGTTCTTGCTGATGAGCCGACGGGTAATCTCGACCGGCATACCGCAGAAGGGGTGTTTAATCTTATGCTGGAGCTGAACGATAAAGTGAAGGCAAGTTTGATAATCGTGACACATGATTTACAGCTGGCTGGTCGTGCCGGACGTACTCAGCGGTTGATAGATGGCGTATTATATGATCCCTCCGGTACTGATTGA
- a CDS encoding ABC transporter ATP-binding protein, translated as MRTLFTYIMVFPRRSAFVLVALLAAGIAEGLSLTALLPLLSIAVGEVNDPGIGQFMVEVLQSIGIEPTIDMILLIIVGGMFVKGLILLLASRQVGYTVAHVATALRLDLIEALLASRWEYYLRQPIGSLANSVATEAYRAANGFEHSVNVLALSVQVLVYAVVALFISWQATLASLLIGLALLMILHRLVRATRRAGAKQTHLLRHLLTYLSDVLSSVKSLKAMARDNVADAILHDQTQQLEKATRREVMNGAALMALQEPILAALTASGLYLALVIWQLSLPEVMVMVFLLTRILGLLNKTQRRYQQLTVQESAYWALRQAAEDARAAAESTTGTRVPTLTKGIHLHHVTFDYDKKSIFTDLNITIPIQSFTTVMGPSGAGKSTFLDLLCGLTEPKSGEILIDGISLHDINLRQWRHMIGYVSQDTILLHDTILNNILVGEPTLDATDAERALHQAGAWGFVSALPEGLQTVVGERGGLLSGGQRQRIAIARALAHRPSFLILDEPTSALDPESEQTICETLKKLSKELTIIAVSHQPAVINAADRVFVLSNGEAEPQLQTLSGA; from the coding sequence ATGCGCACCCTGTTTACTTATATTATGGTCTTCCCTCGACGCAGCGCATTTGTATTGGTTGCGTTGCTCGCAGCAGGTATTGCTGAAGGACTGAGTCTGACCGCCTTGCTGCCGCTGTTATCAATTGCGGTCGGGGAGGTGAATGATCCGGGTATTGGGCAGTTCATGGTGGAGGTGTTGCAAAGTATTGGCATAGAGCCAACGATAGACATGATACTGCTGATTATTGTCGGCGGGATGTTTGTCAAAGGACTGATACTACTGCTTGCTAGTCGACAGGTGGGTTATACAGTGGCGCATGTTGCGACCGCCTTGCGACTGGATCTGATTGAAGCATTGCTTGCCAGCCGCTGGGAGTATTATTTGCGCCAGCCGATCGGTTCACTTGCTAATTCAGTAGCGACAGAGGCATATCGTGCTGCCAATGGTTTTGAGCACAGTGTTAATGTGCTGGCTTTATCAGTACAAGTACTGGTTTACGCCGTTGTTGCCTTATTTATTTCATGGCAAGCCACGTTGGCTTCATTGCTAATCGGCCTGGCTTTATTGATGATATTACATCGTCTGGTGCGCGCCACTCGTCGGGCCGGTGCCAAACAAACGCATCTGCTCCGTCATTTATTGACCTACTTATCCGATGTGCTGAGTTCAGTAAAATCACTTAAGGCAATGGCACGAGATAATGTTGCCGATGCGATTCTTCATGATCAGACCCAGCAGCTGGAAAAGGCAACGCGTCGAGAAGTGATGAACGGGGCTGCTTTAATGGCATTACAGGAACCGATCCTGGCGGCCTTGACGGCCAGCGGCTTATATCTGGCTCTGGTGATCTGGCAGCTTTCGTTGCCCGAAGTCATGGTGATGGTTTTTTTGTTAACACGCATATTAGGTTTGCTGAATAAAACACAGCGCAGATATCAACAGTTGACCGTGCAAGAAAGTGCTTATTGGGCTTTACGGCAAGCCGCTGAGGATGCGCGCGCGGCAGCAGAAAGCACGACAGGTACACGCGTGCCGACGTTGACGAAAGGAATTCATCTGCATCATGTCACGTTCGATTATGATAAAAAATCTATTTTTACTGATTTAAACATCACCATACCCATCCAGTCGTTTACTACGGTTATGGGGCCATCAGGAGCGGGCAAGAGTACTTTTCTTGATTTGCTCTGTGGTCTTACGGAGCCTAAATCGGGTGAAATTCTTATTGATGGCATATCGTTGCATGATATTAATTTACGTCAATGGCGCCATATGATCGGATATGTATCTCAGGATACGATTTTGCTACACGATACGATACTGAATAATATTCTTGTTGGCGAACCTACGCTGGACGCTACTGATGCAGAGCGTGCGTTACATCAGGCAGGCGCATGGGGTTTTGTCAGTGCGCTTCCGGAAGGCTTGCAGACCGTTGTAGGTGAGCGGGGCGGTCTGCTTTCCGGAGGGCAGCGTCAGCGCATTGCGATTGCTCGGGCACTGGCGCATCGACCATCATTTTTAATTCTGGATGAACCAACCAGTGCGTTAGATCCTGAAAGTGAACAGACTATTTGCGAAACTTTAAAGAAGCTCTCGAAAGAATTAACTATTATCGCCGTATCACATCAACCTGCCGTCATTAATGCTGCTGATCGTGTTTTTGTATTATCCAATGGTGAAGCAGAACCGCAATTGCAGACCTTATCCGGCGCGTAA
- a CDS encoding multifunctional CCA addition/repair protein translates to MKTYLVGGSVRDELLRLPITDHDYVVVGATPEKMVQLGYRPVGKDFPVFLHPQTQEQYALARTERKVSRGYKGFEVHASPEVTLQEDLARRDLTINAIAKDEHGNIIDPFNGVADLEAGVLRHISPAFSEDPVRILRTARFAARFSFRIAPETLTLMNEMVHNGEVDTLVPERVWQEIARGLMEYNPSRMFYTLRECSALTRIMPEIEALFGVPQPAHAHPEIDTGVHVMLAIDHAAVKKYSLPVRFATLTHDLGKGTTPPEEWPRHIGHENRSAKLTRDLCERIRVPKEIRNLALLVARHHGDAHRAETLTPATIANMLQAVDAYRKPERFNAFLQACACDFHGRPGYDQKFYPQAERLYQAFLAAKTVDAGAIAAELAKNIADTAQLPLAIHSRIREARIAKIKAELI, encoded by the coding sequence TTGAAAACTTACCTCGTTGGTGGCTCAGTACGTGATGAATTACTGAGATTACCAATAACAGATCACGATTATGTCGTCGTAGGCGCCACACCAGAAAAAATGGTCCAGCTAGGTTATCGCCCAGTCGGCAAGGATTTCCCTGTTTTCCTGCATCCCCAGACGCAAGAACAATACGCGTTAGCACGCACGGAACGTAAAGTATCGCGGGGATACAAAGGATTCGAGGTGCACGCTTCGCCTGAAGTGACACTACAGGAAGACCTGGCAAGACGCGATCTAACCATTAATGCGATTGCCAAGGATGAGCATGGCAATATTATTGACCCATTTAACGGCGTGGCCGACTTGGAAGCAGGGGTACTTCGTCATATTAGCCCCGCATTTTCTGAAGACCCGGTACGTATACTCAGAACAGCCCGATTTGCCGCACGCTTCAGCTTTCGTATTGCACCAGAAACACTCACACTGATGAATGAAATGGTGCATAACGGTGAAGTCGACACATTGGTACCGGAACGCGTTTGGCAAGAAATTGCGCGCGGGTTAATGGAATATAACCCTTCACGGATGTTTTATACATTGCGTGAGTGTAGCGCCTTGACTCGTATCATGCCAGAGATCGAAGCCTTATTTGGTGTCCCCCAGCCAGCACACGCACATCCTGAAATTGATACGGGTGTACATGTGATGCTCGCGATAGACCACGCCGCCGTAAAAAAATATTCCCTACCCGTACGTTTTGCTACATTAACGCATGATCTGGGTAAAGGAACCACACCGCCGGAAGAATGGCCACGTCACATCGGGCATGAAAATCGCAGTGCGAAATTAACCAGAGACTTGTGTGAACGCATCAGAGTCCCTAAAGAAATACGCAACCTGGCACTGCTGGTAGCACGGCATCATGGCGATGCACACCGAGCGGAAACACTCACACCAGCAACCATCGCAAATATGCTACAGGCAGTGGATGCTTATCGTAAACCCGAGCGATTTAATGCATTTTTACAAGCCTGCGCCTGTGATTTTCATGGTCGTCCAGGCTATGACCAAAAGTTTTACCCGCAAGCCGAGCGATTGTATCAAGCATTCCTCGCAGCTAAAACCGTTGATGCGGGCGCAATTGCTGCTGAATTAGCTAAAAATATCGCAGACACAGCACAGTTACCCCTCGCCATCCATTCCAGAATACGCGAAGCGCGTATCGCCAAAATTAAGGCTGAATTAATTTAA